One window from the genome of Cupriavidus metallidurans CH34 encodes:
- a CDS encoding chromate resistance protein ChrB domain-containing protein, translating into MKWITRERPKIDRIACPWLIARFVDDAPDFLYVPSGDVVRIANETGAIPYDIPGVELTHVGELCSFDAFLEKYKLGENPALQQLASIVRGADTSRLDLTPQSSGLYAISLGLSHVFTNDHEMLAQGVVMYDALYAWCQSC; encoded by the coding sequence ATGAAATGGATCACACGTGAACGGCCAAAGATCGATCGTATTGCCTGCCCATGGCTGATCGCCCGATTTGTCGATGACGCGCCCGACTTCCTGTATGTACCGTCGGGCGACGTGGTTCGCATCGCCAACGAAACCGGCGCGATCCCCTACGACATCCCAGGTGTTGAGCTCACGCACGTCGGTGAGCTGTGCAGCTTCGACGCGTTTCTGGAGAAGTACAAGTTAGGCGAGAATCCGGCCCTTCAGCAACTAGCCAGCATTGTTCGCGGTGCGGATACCTCGCGGCTCGACCTCACGCCGCAGTCAAGCGGGCTCTACGCCATTTCACTAGGGCTTTCTCATGTCTTCACGAATGACCACGAGATGCTTGCGCAAGGCGTGGTGATGTACGACGCATTGTACGCATGGTGTCAAAGCTGTTAG
- the chrE gene encoding rhodanese family chromate resistance protein ChrE: MPNATSSLELAAALHGLNAPQLIDVRRKPAFDASEQMIAGAAWRNPDELGNWIATLDANRPVTVYCVHGHQVSQDCAALLEAVGFDATYLVGGFEDWIAGNHPTIRKPLRIEP, encoded by the coding sequence ATGCCTAACGCCACATCTTCCTTGGAACTCGCGGCTGCCTTGCACGGATTAAACGCCCCGCAGTTGATCGACGTCCGGCGTAAGCCTGCGTTCGATGCGAGTGAACAAATGATTGCGGGGGCTGCCTGGCGCAATCCGGACGAACTTGGCAACTGGATCGCCACGCTTGATGCGAATCGCCCGGTTACCGTCTATTGCGTCCACGGCCACCAGGTCAGCCAGGACTGCGCAGCGCTACTCGAGGCCGTTGGCTTCGACGCGACGTATCTGGTTGGTGGATTCGAAGACTGGATCGCAGGTAATCACCCGACGATTCGGAAACCATTACGGATAGAGCCATGA
- a CDS encoding superoxide dismutase, with amino-acid sequence MLYEMKPLGCEPAKLTGLSEKLIFSHYENNYGGAVKRLNAITATLAELDMATAPVFTLNGLKREELIATNSMILHEVYFDSLGDGGSLDGALKTAIERDFGSVERWQAEFTAMGKALGGGSGWVLLTYSPRDGRLVNQWASDHAHTLAGGTPVLALDMYEHSYHMDYGAKAAAYVDAFMQNIHWQRAATRFAAAVRD; translated from the coding sequence ATGCTCTACGAAATGAAGCCGCTAGGTTGTGAACCTGCGAAGCTGACTGGCCTCTCCGAGAAGCTGATCTTCAGCCACTATGAGAACAATTATGGCGGCGCGGTCAAGCGACTGAATGCCATTACGGCCACGCTCGCAGAGCTGGATATGGCAACCGCTCCCGTGTTCACGCTCAACGGACTGAAGCGCGAAGAACTCATCGCGACGAATTCCATGATTCTGCATGAGGTGTACTTCGACAGCCTGGGTGACGGCGGTTCGCTGGACGGTGCTTTAAAGACGGCGATCGAACGTGATTTCGGCTCGGTCGAACGCTGGCAGGCCGAATTCACCGCGATGGGCAAGGCGCTCGGCGGCGGATCGGGCTGGGTACTGCTTACTTACTCGCCGCGTGACGGGCGGCTGGTCAACCAGTGGGCATCTGACCACGCCCATACGTTGGCTGGGGGTACACCGGTCCTGGCGCTCGATATGTATGAGCACTCCTACCACATGGACTACGGCGCAAAGGCGGCAGCTTATGTGGACGCGTTCATGCAGAACATCCACTGGCAACGGGCGGCCACTCGCTTCGCGGCTGCCGTGCGGGACTAA
- a CDS encoding chromate transporter, protein MNSPQPPDTTAAGSVHTAPTYTLRQLVMYFLRLGTLGFGGPVALAGYMHRDLVEAKQWITDADYKEGLALAQLAPGPLAAQLAIYLGYVHYRIVGATLVGVAFVLPSFLMVLALGWAYVRFGGLTWMQSVFYGVGAAVIGIIAISAYKLTKKSVGNDKLLWFIYLVLVAVTVITESEVAWLFLAAGVLVWFWRAPPKWLRQGKMNAFAATPLPAASGMMSTLDWPLLSQIGVFFAKAGAFVFGSGLAIVPFLYGGVVTEYHWLNDKQFVDAVAVAMITPGPVVITVGFIGYLVAGLPGACVAAAATFLPCYLFTVLPAPYFKKYGKLPAILAFVDGVTAAAIGAITGAVIVLAKRSIVDIPTALLALVTVALLLKFKKLSEPMIVAGAALIGLVAYPLLHH, encoded by the coding sequence ATGAACTCGCCCCAACCACCCGATACCACTGCAGCCGGTTCGGTACATACCGCGCCCACTTATACGCTACGCCAACTGGTGATGTACTTCCTGCGGCTTGGCACCCTCGGCTTTGGCGGTCCCGTGGCGCTAGCCGGCTACATGCACCGCGACCTCGTCGAGGCAAAGCAGTGGATCACCGATGCCGACTACAAGGAAGGCCTTGCCCTGGCCCAGCTCGCGCCGGGACCGCTTGCCGCTCAACTGGCCATTTACCTGGGATACGTCCACTACCGCATCGTAGGCGCAACGCTCGTCGGCGTGGCCTTTGTACTGCCGTCGTTTCTCATGGTGTTGGCACTCGGGTGGGCATATGTGCGCTTCGGCGGCCTGACCTGGATGCAGTCGGTATTCTATGGCGTAGGCGCAGCAGTGATTGGCATCATCGCAATCAGCGCGTACAAGCTGACCAAAAAGAGCGTCGGCAACGACAAGTTGCTCTGGTTTATCTATCTGGTGCTCGTGGCCGTCACGGTCATTACAGAATCGGAAGTGGCGTGGCTGTTCCTTGCCGCGGGCGTCCTGGTCTGGTTCTGGCGCGCCCCGCCGAAGTGGCTGCGCCAAGGCAAGATGAATGCGTTCGCTGCGACCCCACTGCCGGCGGCAAGCGGCATGATGAGTACGTTGGATTGGCCGCTTCTTTCCCAGATTGGCGTGTTCTTTGCCAAGGCGGGAGCCTTCGTTTTCGGGTCGGGACTTGCCATCGTGCCGTTCCTGTACGGTGGTGTGGTGACGGAGTACCACTGGCTGAACGACAAGCAGTTTGTCGATGCCGTCGCAGTCGCCATGATCACACCCGGCCCGGTGGTCATCACCGTTGGCTTCATTGGCTACCTCGTCGCCGGCCTGCCTGGCGCCTGCGTGGCTGCGGCCGCAACGTTTCTACCGTGCTACCTGTTCACCGTCCTACCCGCCCCATATTTCAAGAAATACGGAAAACTACCTGCGATCCTCGCCTTTGTGGACGGTGTCACCGCGGCGGCCATCGGCGCCATTACTGGCGCGGTGATCGTGTTGGCGAAGCGGTCGATCGTTGATATCCCGACAGCGTTGCTGGCGCTTGTCACCGTCGCATTGCTTCTGAAGTTCAAGAAGCTGTCCGAGCCCATGATCGTTGCCGGGGCGGCCTTGATTGGTCTGGTCGCCTATCCGTTGTTGCATCACTGA
- a CDS encoding chromate resistance protein ChrB domain-containing protein: MNALPSSPETAWLLLVVSLPTSASTARMRFWRGIKALGATALRDGAYLLPNLPGLRAPLQTLATDAASEDGKVWMLSVQAADDQQEAEYRALFDRSTEYAEWMVELSSARSTLSDSDEAELLRVARRHGRGIDAIRKVDFFPNEASARAELQWRDFNAAIDILLSPGEPHGVAGNIPRRDPTQYQGRQWATRQHLWVDRVACAWLIRRFIDPHATFLWLEDVRQCPDDALGFDFDGATFTHIGDRVSFEVLLASFGLDEDKGLARLGQMIHVLDVGGTPVAEASGFEAVLAGARERLPNDDALLDEVGYVLDSLYTHFSSPRKR; encoded by the coding sequence ATGAACGCTCTCCCATCCTCTCCCGAGACTGCCTGGCTACTGCTCGTCGTTAGCTTGCCAACATCCGCCTCCACTGCGCGCATGCGATTCTGGCGCGGGATCAAGGCGCTTGGCGCCACAGCACTGCGGGACGGGGCCTATCTACTCCCCAATCTGCCAGGACTGCGGGCACCTTTGCAGACACTGGCAACCGATGCGGCCAGTGAGGATGGCAAGGTCTGGATGCTGTCCGTACAGGCCGCTGACGACCAGCAGGAGGCGGAGTATCGCGCGTTGTTCGACCGGTCCACCGAATATGCCGAATGGATGGTCGAACTCTCCAGCGCCCGCTCAACATTGTCCGATTCGGACGAGGCGGAGCTGCTGCGCGTGGCACGCCGGCACGGTCGAGGGATCGACGCTATCCGCAAGGTCGATTTTTTCCCTAACGAGGCGTCCGCCCGTGCCGAATTGCAGTGGCGCGACTTCAATGCAGCGATCGACATCTTGCTTTCGCCCGGCGAGCCGCACGGAGTAGCCGGCAACATTCCGCGACGTGACCCGACCCAGTATCAGGGGCGCCAGTGGGCGACCCGCCAGCATCTATGGGTAGACCGTGTCGCCTGCGCTTGGTTGATCCGGCGCTTTATCGATCCCCATGCCACTTTTCTCTGGCTCGAAGATGTCCGTCAGTGCCCTGACGACGCACTTGGATTCGACTTCGATGGCGCGACGTTCACACACATTGGCGACCGCGTTTCGTTTGAGGTGCTGCTCGCCAGCTTCGGACTAGACGAAGACAAAGGGCTCGCCCGCCTCGGCCAGATGATCCATGTTCTGGATGTCGGCGGCACACCGGTTGCCGAAGCCAGTGGCTTTGAGGCAGTGCTGGCAGGCGCCCGGGAACGCCTCCCTAACGACGACGCACTGCTGGATGAAGTCGGCTATGTCCTCGACTCGCTGTACACGCATTTCTCAAGCCCGCGCAAACGCTAG
- a CDS encoding COG4315 family predicted lipoprotein encodes MKGLSIALIVMGYLAVPSAVAAAPHASEGILVDEQGMTLYVFAGKSSPDAKSCEGNCERNFPPALAASDDKPVGMLTLVPGRGGKSQWAYQGKPLYRGLMDKKPGDRSGDGLNEVWHSVPVR; translated from the coding sequence ATGAAAGGACTCTCGATCGCATTGATTGTGATGGGATATCTCGCCGTTCCTTCTGCTGTTGCCGCCGCCCCGCACGCAAGCGAAGGCATTCTGGTCGACGAACAGGGAATGACGTTGTACGTCTTCGCTGGAAAGAGCAGCCCCGATGCCAAATCCTGCGAGGGGAACTGCGAGCGGAATTTTCCACCTGCACTCGCCGCTTCCGACGACAAACCGGTTGGGATGCTCACGCTAGTCCCCGGCCGCGGTGGTAAATCGCAATGGGCTTATCAAGGAAAGCCGTTGTATCGCGGCCTGATGGACAAGAAGCCAGGCGACCGTTCAGGGGATGGTCTGAATGAGGTTTGGCACAGCGTGCCTGTGCGATGA
- a CDS encoding YHYH domain-containing protein yields MRPQTNIPGRLTLKRIAIILTAVLACASGSVWAHSGGTDSQGCHMDHKTGIRHCH; encoded by the coding sequence TTGAGACCGCAAACCAATATTCCAGGGAGACTGACTTTGAAACGGATTGCCATCATTCTCACCGCCGTTCTGGCTTGCGCATCGGGCAGTGTATGGGCGCACAGCGGCGGAACTGACAGTCAAGGCTGTCATATGGACCACAAGACCGGCATTCGTCACTGCCACTAA
- the cnrY gene encoding cobalt/nickel resistance anti-sigma factor CnrY: MADVEEWLTHARKVTQEASIGVDVTSIQECISAEPAQRVLVARRDAWRAICCAAFAALVAFAAINRVATIMLEKPAPTWVATPSAASPFGLLIGK, translated from the coding sequence ATGGCAGACGTGGAAGAGTGGCTGACGCACGCGAGAAAAGTGACGCAAGAGGCGTCCATTGGGGTCGATGTGACCAGCATTCAGGAGTGCATCAGTGCAGAGCCGGCCCAAAGAGTCCTCGTCGCGCGCCGCGACGCGTGGCGTGCCATCTGCTGCGCCGCATTTGCAGCCTTGGTCGCGTTTGCGGCAATCAATCGCGTGGCGACCATCATGTTGGAAAAGCCTGCCCCGACGTGGGTGGCGACGCCGTCCGCCGCCTCTCCCTTTGGACTCCTCATCGGTAAATGA
- the cnrX gene encoding periplasmic nickel sensor CnrX — protein sequence MMKSRTRRLSLSTLFGALLGVSVAAAWLYYSHRNEAGHGDLHEILHEAVPLDANEREILELKEDAFAQRRREIETRLRAANGKLADAIAKNPAWSPEVEAATQEVERAAGDLQRATLVHVFEMRAGLKPEHRPAYDRVLIDALRRGSQ from the coding sequence ATGATGAAATCTCGTACCCGACGGCTTTCCTTGTCTACGCTGTTTGGCGCACTACTTGGCGTGTCCGTCGCGGCGGCATGGCTGTATTACTCGCATCGGAATGAAGCCGGACATGGTGACTTGCATGAAATCCTGCACGAAGCTGTTCCACTAGATGCCAACGAGCGCGAGATTCTTGAGTTGAAAGAAGATGCCTTTGCGCAGCGTCGGCGCGAGATCGAAACACGCCTGCGGGCTGCAAATGGCAAGCTTGCCGACGCCATCGCCAAGAATCCCGCCTGGTCACCGGAGGTGGAAGCAGCAACCCAGGAAGTAGAGCGGGCCGCCGGCGATCTCCAGCGAGCGACCTTGGTTCACGTGTTTGAAATGCGTGCGGGCCTGAAGCCGGAACATCGACCTGCTTACGATCGCGTTCTTATCGATGCACTACGCCGCGGCTCGCAGTGA
- the cnrH gene encoding nickel resistance ECF sigma factor CnrH encodes MNPEDADRILAAQAASGNQRAFGQLVARHGVALAQAARSFGIPETDVDDVVQDTFVAAWHALDDFDPDRPFRAWLFRIGLNKMRDLYRFRRVRQFLFGAENLGDLELAGGVANDEPGPEQQVAARLELARVASTLGKLDTGSREVIVLTAIVGMSQPEAAAVLGLSVKAVEGRIGRARAKLSALLDADSEK; translated from the coding sequence GTGAATCCGGAAGACGCTGACAGGATCCTTGCCGCACAGGCCGCTTCCGGCAACCAGCGTGCATTCGGCCAACTTGTGGCGCGACATGGCGTGGCGCTGGCTCAGGCCGCGCGCAGCTTCGGCATCCCTGAAACCGATGTGGACGACGTCGTCCAGGACACCTTTGTTGCCGCCTGGCACGCCCTGGATGACTTCGATCCCGACAGGCCATTTCGCGCCTGGCTCTTCCGCATTGGGCTGAACAAGATGCGGGACTTGTATCGCTTTCGGCGCGTCAGGCAGTTCCTTTTCGGTGCCGAAAACCTCGGCGACCTGGAGCTTGCGGGCGGCGTGGCCAACGACGAGCCGGGCCCGGAGCAACAGGTTGCCGCCCGGCTGGAGTTGGCCCGCGTGGCTAGCACCTTGGGCAAGCTGGACACGGGTTCGCGAGAAGTCATAGTCCTGACGGCCATTGTCGGGATGTCTCAGCCAGAAGCGGCTGCCGTGCTTGGGCTGAGTGTGAAGGCTGTCGAAGGGCGCATCGGGCGGGCACGGGCCAAGCTTTCCGCCCTGCTGGATGCTGACTCGGAAAAATAA
- the cnrC gene encoding nickel efflux RND transporter outer membrane subunit CnrC yields the protein MKQVISSFLCRPRFVGSAIWLLPVALSHAAEAPPFPNLLQQSLALAPAMVAQAANVRAAGADAAQAQAWLNPRIDTVLENLGAPSSDGLSQRQNTYSITQPFELGGKRGARIEVGERNFAAAQARERQAQVAYAAELAVAYATAEAALGRKILATENLARANEELAAARALVDSGKEASLRSAQAKASVAAAQAAEAAATNDATQALARLSAMSGASEPYTAVTSSLLTTQAVVPNAPAALAESPSVRAAEAERNALDAQVDVERKRWIPDVGVSAGVRRYGWTNSSGYVVGVTASIPLFDQNRNGINAAVERVAAAQARLDSVRLEANVARQSAISQVATADKQLAAASEGEQAAAEAYRMGRIGYESGKTPLMELLAVRRALVDARQLTIDARLARVRALAALAQADGRLAFEESR from the coding sequence ATGAAACAGGTGATCTCCTCGTTCCTTTGTCGACCTCGCTTCGTCGGCTCCGCAATATGGCTGCTGCCCGTTGCGTTGAGCCACGCTGCCGAGGCGCCTCCTTTTCCGAACCTGTTGCAGCAATCGCTTGCACTCGCTCCGGCGATGGTCGCGCAGGCCGCCAATGTTCGTGCGGCTGGCGCCGATGCTGCTCAGGCCCAAGCCTGGCTGAATCCGCGAATCGATACGGTGCTTGAAAACCTTGGCGCTCCCAGTAGTGATGGGCTGAGTCAGCGCCAGAATACCTATTCGATCACGCAGCCTTTCGAGCTAGGAGGTAAGCGCGGCGCACGGATCGAAGTTGGCGAACGCAACTTCGCTGCGGCGCAAGCACGGGAGCGTCAGGCACAGGTAGCCTACGCCGCCGAACTTGCAGTAGCCTATGCAACGGCTGAAGCGGCGCTCGGACGCAAGATACTGGCCACGGAAAACCTGGCGCGTGCCAATGAAGAGTTGGCGGCCGCGCGTGCGTTGGTCGATTCCGGGAAAGAAGCCAGCTTGCGCAGCGCGCAGGCCAAGGCCAGTGTGGCGGCGGCGCAGGCCGCGGAGGCGGCAGCCACCAACGATGCCACCCAGGCTCTGGCGAGATTGTCCGCGATGTCCGGCGCCTCCGAACCCTATACGGCCGTCACGAGTTCCTTGCTGACGACCCAGGCCGTCGTCCCGAATGCCCCGGCAGCACTCGCCGAGTCTCCGTCAGTGCGGGCCGCCGAAGCGGAACGCAATGCGCTGGATGCTCAAGTTGACGTCGAGAGGAAGCGCTGGATTCCTGATGTTGGCGTCAGTGCGGGCGTCCGCCGCTATGGCTGGACCAATTCCAGTGGCTATGTGGTTGGGGTCACGGCCTCCATTCCATTGTTCGATCAGAACCGGAACGGCATCAATGCCGCGGTTGAGCGGGTTGCAGCCGCCCAAGCGCGGCTTGACAGCGTCCGGCTCGAGGCCAACGTGGCGCGCCAATCGGCCATATCCCAGGTAGCGACCGCCGACAAGCAGCTCGCTGCTGCCAGCGAAGGAGAGCAGGCGGCGGCAGAAGCCTATCGCATGGGGCGCATTGGCTATGAATCCGGCAAGACGCCACTGATGGAATTGCTAGCGGTGCGGCGAGCGCTCGTCGACGCCCGGCAACTGACGATCGATGCGCGCCTGGCGCGCGTGCGCGCCCTGGCGGCGCTGGCACAGGCGGACGGCCGCCTAGCCTTTGAGGAATCACGATGA
- the cnrB gene encoding nickel efflux RND transporter periplasmic adaptor subunit CnrB → MMKNERRSVNWPMIAGVAAVAAAVGFGAAHLPVSEKSPASTQAPEAQKPQSAPVKPGLKEVKIPATYLAAANIAVEPVASAAVGTEILAPATVAALPGSEAVIVSRAAGAVQRVQRRLGDVVKAGDVLALVDSPEAAGMAAERKVAQAKADLARKTYEREASLFQQGVTPRQEMEAAKAALDVAQAEALRAATVAQSAHLASDGRSVAVVSPIAGKITAQSVTLGAFVAPQAELFRVAGTGAVQVEAAVTAADTSRIVAGSEATILLANGSPLSARVQAVTPTVTGSARVATVVVVPAQPTDRLVVGEGVQVRLRTAVADAAALSVPEDAVQNLDGRDVLFVRTQEGFRPMPVLVGTRSGGSAQILSGVQAGEQVATRNAFLVKAEMNKGGGDEE, encoded by the coding sequence ATGATGAAGAACGAGCGCCGGTCGGTCAACTGGCCGATGATCGCAGGGGTCGCCGCCGTCGCAGCGGCAGTAGGTTTTGGCGCGGCGCATCTCCCAGTGTCGGAGAAGTCCCCCGCATCTACACAGGCCCCGGAAGCACAGAAGCCACAATCCGCCCCAGTAAAGCCCGGTCTGAAGGAGGTTAAGATCCCAGCAACCTATCTTGCCGCCGCAAACATTGCCGTAGAACCTGTGGCGAGCGCCGCCGTCGGAACGGAAATACTTGCGCCCGCCACGGTTGCTGCGCTGCCCGGTAGCGAAGCCGTGATCGTATCGCGTGCGGCCGGCGCCGTACAACGCGTCCAGCGCCGGCTTGGCGACGTCGTGAAGGCTGGCGATGTACTCGCCCTGGTCGATAGCCCCGAGGCCGCCGGCATGGCAGCGGAGCGGAAAGTGGCCCAGGCCAAGGCCGATCTCGCGCGCAAGACCTACGAGCGCGAGGCGAGCCTGTTTCAGCAAGGCGTGACACCGCGCCAGGAAATGGAGGCGGCAAAGGCTGCTCTGGATGTTGCGCAAGCCGAGGCGCTGCGCGCTGCTACGGTGGCCCAGTCCGCTCACCTTGCGTCCGACGGGCGCTCGGTCGCCGTGGTCAGCCCGATTGCAGGAAAGATCACCGCCCAGTCCGTCACCCTGGGTGCATTTGTGGCGCCACAAGCCGAACTCTTTCGGGTAGCCGGAACTGGCGCCGTACAGGTAGAAGCCGCCGTGACGGCTGCAGATACCAGTCGCATCGTCGCTGGGAGCGAAGCCACCATTCTGTTGGCCAATGGATCGCCATTGTCAGCGCGCGTGCAGGCGGTGACGCCAACCGTGACGGGCAGCGCTCGCGTTGCAACCGTGGTGGTGGTACCAGCACAGCCTACAGATCGACTTGTCGTTGGCGAGGGTGTGCAGGTGCGTCTGCGTACAGCGGTGGCTGATGCCGCCGCCCTGTCCGTGCCGGAAGACGCGGTGCAGAACCTCGACGGCCGTGACGTCCTATTCGTCCGCACGCAGGAAGGCTTCCGCCCTATGCCCGTCCTCGTCGGCACCCGCAGCGGCGGCTCGGCACAGATTCTGTCAGGCGTGCAGGCTGGAGAACAGGTGGCCACCCGTAATGCCTTCCTGGTTAAGGCCGAGATGAACAAAGGCGGCGGGGACGAGGAATGA